Proteins from a single region of Fodinibius sp. Rm-B-1B1-1:
- the polA gene encoding DNA polymerase I — translation MSKSLLFLLDGMALAYRSHFAFISSNLKNSEGIPTGPILGFANTLEKLLEEHKPTHIAVAWDTQAPTFRHEMDEDYKANRPPQPEELTIGIPLIKEMIEGYGIENIEQDGYEADDIIGTVADRANAEDVEVFLVTPDKDFMQLVHDHITMYKPDNQNGGFNLIDREGVKDYFGVYPEKVVDVLAILGDKSDNIPGVKGIGKKGAPKLINKYGTLEAAIEDAPNMSSKRHREGLQEYKEEALHAKEMVKIKTDVPDTIDWEDLDWHGADDEKLGAFFKRMEFRTLTEKYLGEKIQRSIDKKSDPADENQQDLFIAEDETEEESPLESYDEDIVTYELVDTEQKLKELVKKLEGEKVFCFDTETDGVDPMKNKLVGLSISATPGVAYYIPINGEQGFEEQEALDILSPLFTNPQTTKVAHNFKFDYMMLRRAGLEVKGEAFDTMIAAYLLDADQKLKMDTLAETYLNYQPIPITDLIGSGRKQKSMDEFEPEEVRIYACEDADITLRLYEILRDKLEGDELTDIAEQLEFPLMEVLAKMEMNGILLDQAMLEELSQDLRDEIIELEQEIYEKAGTEFNINSPKQLGEVMFDKMGLPAGKKTKTGQYSTAESVLKKLAKDYEMPDLILEYRGLSKLKSTYVDALPKLINEETGRIHTDFNQHIAATGRLSSSNPNLQNIPIRTERGREIRKAFVADDGFQLLSADYSQVELRVIASMSGDENMIEAFQNDEDIHSRTAKEIFDLDSIDDVTSDHRRKAKEVNFGIPYGVSAYGLANRLGISNDEGKEMIDQYFERFPGIQEYINETKAFAKEYGYVKTLMGRRRYISDINASNWNRRSFAERTAINMPIQGTAADIIKQAMIDIQHYLEEEQLRTRMLLQVHDELIFEVPEEEVDMIPENLKGLMENAYELDCPLKVDMGLADNWLKAH, via the coding sequence ATGTCGAAAAGCCTCCTGTTTTTATTGGATGGTATGGCGTTGGCCTATCGTTCGCACTTCGCTTTTATCAGCAGTAATTTAAAGAATTCTGAGGGTATTCCCACCGGACCTATTTTGGGTTTTGCCAACACGCTTGAAAAGTTGTTGGAAGAACATAAGCCCACACACATTGCTGTTGCCTGGGATACGCAGGCACCCACATTTCGTCACGAAATGGATGAGGATTACAAGGCGAATCGACCACCTCAGCCCGAAGAACTTACCATTGGTATTCCGCTGATTAAGGAAATGATTGAGGGCTACGGTATCGAAAATATTGAACAGGATGGGTACGAGGCTGATGATATTATTGGCACCGTTGCAGATCGAGCGAATGCCGAAGATGTGGAGGTATTTTTGGTGACTCCGGATAAAGATTTTATGCAGTTGGTTCACGACCATATCACCATGTACAAACCGGATAACCAAAATGGTGGCTTTAACCTGATTGATCGAGAAGGGGTAAAAGATTATTTCGGCGTATATCCTGAAAAGGTGGTTGATGTACTTGCCATATTGGGGGATAAATCAGACAATATTCCCGGGGTCAAGGGGATTGGGAAAAAGGGTGCTCCTAAGCTTATTAATAAATATGGGACATTAGAAGCAGCTATTGAGGATGCGCCCAACATGAGTTCTAAGCGTCATCGCGAGGGCTTGCAAGAATATAAGGAAGAGGCTTTGCATGCGAAGGAGATGGTTAAAATTAAAACAGATGTTCCTGATACGATCGATTGGGAAGATTTGGATTGGCACGGTGCTGATGATGAAAAGTTAGGGGCTTTTTTTAAGCGTATGGAATTCCGCACCCTTACCGAAAAGTATTTGGGGGAAAAGATTCAGCGCTCTATTGATAAGAAATCTGATCCTGCAGACGAAAATCAGCAGGATCTATTTATTGCTGAAGATGAAACAGAAGAAGAATCCCCGTTGGAAAGTTACGATGAAGATATCGTGACCTATGAACTGGTGGATACCGAGCAAAAACTTAAAGAGCTGGTCAAAAAACTTGAAGGGGAAAAAGTATTTTGTTTTGATACGGAGACGGATGGGGTTGATCCTATGAAAAATAAACTGGTGGGATTATCAATCTCGGCAACACCGGGTGTGGCGTATTATATTCCCATCAACGGAGAGCAGGGATTTGAGGAGCAAGAAGCCTTGGATATTTTGAGCCCGCTTTTTACCAATCCGCAAACGACAAAAGTGGCCCACAACTTTAAGTTCGATTATATGATGTTGCGCAGGGCAGGCCTGGAGGTGAAGGGCGAAGCATTTGATACAATGATTGCTGCCTATCTGCTTGATGCAGATCAAAAGCTAAAGATGGATACGTTGGCGGAGACCTATCTGAATTATCAGCCTATCCCTATTACAGATCTGATTGGCAGTGGACGGAAACAAAAGTCGATGGACGAGTTTGAGCCTGAAGAGGTGCGTATTTATGCCTGTGAGGATGCAGATATTACCTTGAGGCTTTACGAAATACTTCGTGATAAGCTGGAAGGCGATGAGCTTACTGATATTGCCGAACAGCTCGAGTTTCCATTGATGGAGGTTTTAGCAAAGATGGAGATGAATGGGATTCTGTTAGACCAAGCAATGCTTGAAGAATTGTCACAGGATTTACGTGATGAAATAATAGAACTTGAGCAAGAAATTTATGAGAAGGCGGGCACAGAGTTCAATATCAATTCTCCTAAACAGTTGGGCGAAGTAATGTTTGATAAGATGGGCTTGCCGGCTGGAAAAAAGACCAAAACCGGGCAATATTCTACGGCGGAGTCGGTCCTCAAGAAGTTGGCAAAAGATTACGAAATGCCGGATTTGATATTGGAGTACCGAGGCCTGAGTAAGTTGAAGTCTACGTATGTAGATGCTCTGCCAAAGCTTATTAATGAAGAGACTGGACGCATTCATACCGATTTTAATCAGCATATTGCAGCTACGGGACGTCTTTCTTCGTCGAATCCCAATTTGCAAAATATTCCCATCCGTACGGAACGGGGACGCGAAATTCGCAAGGCTTTTGTTGCTGATGATGGTTTTCAGTTACTTTCAGCTGATTATTCTCAGGTTGAGCTTCGGGTAATTGCCTCGATGTCTGGTGATGAAAATATGATTGAGGCCTTCCAAAATGACGAAGATATACACTCCCGGACAGCAAAAGAAATTTTTGATTTGGATTCAATTGATGACGTGACGTCTGATCATCGACGTAAGGCCAAAGAGGTAAACTTTGGAATTCCCTATGGTGTAAGTGCTTATGGTTTAGCCAATAGACTGGGAATTAGTAATGATGAAGGGAAAGAGATGATTGATCAATATTTTGAACGTTTTCCTGGAATTCAGGAATACATCAACGAAACTAAAGCTTTTGCCAAGGAGTATGGATACGTCAAAACGCTGATGGGGCGGCGGCGTTATATTTCGGATATTAATGCCAGTAATTGGAATCGACGTTCATTTGCAGAACGCACGGCTATCAATATGCCCATACAAGGGACTGCAGCGGATATCATTAAGCAGGCGATGATTGACATCCAGCATTATCTTGAAGAGGAGCAGCTAAGGACGCGTATGCTTCTGCAGGTTCATGATGAACTTATTTTTGAGGTTCCTGAAGAAGAGGTTGATATGATCCCCGAAAATCTAAAAGGGTTAATGGAGAATGCCTACGAGCTGGACTGTCCGCTAAAAGTAGATATGGGCTTGGCCGATAATTGGTTGAAAGCTCACTAA
- a CDS encoding DUF2914 domain-containing protein translates to MKTSIIAFCVIIILSAVNVQAQEITVSQLDFATAIENRGPVGIDSTFASTVGTVYCFTRIDGITDTTQITHEWYYKDEEKARIDLTVASDNWRTWSSKTILESWTGPWRVMVVGANGNVLATKNFVVTEN, encoded by the coding sequence ATGAAAACGTCAATAATAGCATTCTGTGTAATAATCATCCTATCCGCGGTGAACGTTCAAGCACAAGAAATTACCGTTTCTCAGCTTGATTTCGCTACCGCCATCGAAAACAGAGGCCCCGTTGGTATCGATTCGACATTTGCATCAACAGTAGGCACTGTATACTGTTTTACCCGCATCGACGGCATCACTGATACCACACAAATTACCCACGAGTGGTACTATAAGGATGAGGAAAAGGCGCGGATCGACCTCACTGTTGCCTCCGATAACTGGCGGACATGGAGTTCTAAAACCATCCTTGAAAGTTGGACCGGGCCTTGGCGTGTTATGGTCGTAGGAGCAAATGGTAATGTGCTTGCCACAAAAAATTTCGTTGTCACTGAAAATTAG
- a CDS encoding trimeric intracellular cation channel family protein, which produces MLESVDILYLLDLFGVAVFAISGALTAGRKSLDLLGVVIIAVVTAVGGGTTRDLLLDRHPIFWIADPIYLLVILVAALLTIWYTQYQNPPEKALLLADALGLAVFTILGAQITQEVVSNGVIIVIMAAITGTVGGLIRDILSGEIPLILRRDIYATAALVGATIYLLLQVPRLDSTLTIILGMLVVIGLRLAAIQWNLHLPRFKLRE; this is translated from the coding sequence ATGTTAGAATCTGTTGATATACTTTACCTGCTGGATCTTTTTGGGGTAGCCGTCTTTGCAATATCGGGGGCTCTTACCGCTGGACGCAAAAGCCTTGATCTGTTAGGCGTAGTCATCATTGCCGTAGTCACAGCTGTTGGCGGAGGTACCACTCGGGACCTGCTTCTCGACCGCCATCCTATTTTCTGGATTGCTGATCCCATTTACCTGTTGGTCATCTTAGTAGCTGCCCTCCTAACCATTTGGTATACCCAATACCAGAATCCTCCGGAAAAAGCATTACTATTGGCGGATGCTTTAGGCTTGGCAGTGTTTACCATCCTTGGAGCTCAAATAACACAAGAAGTTGTATCAAATGGCGTAATTATCGTCATTATGGCCGCCATTACGGGAACAGTCGGCGGACTGATTCGTGATATTTTAAGCGGTGAAATACCGCTTATCCTTCGTCGGGATATCTATGCCACTGCCGCCCTGGTCGGTGCAACTATCTATCTATTGTTACAGGTTCCAAGATTAGATTCTACACTTACAATTATCTTAGGTATGTTAGTTGTAATCGGATTACGATTAGCAGCAATTCAGTGGAATCTTCACTTGCCACGATTTAAATTAAGGGAATAA
- a CDS encoding DUF6588 family protein, producing MKLRYRLLTIVFLSGLFALTSMPAQAQVGDIGDILQSGREDANTLARAYLEPFGSGFGASLNTGWTNTASPHSKFGFDLTVSSGLAIVPDAAKSFNVNDLGLKKLELEGSDPVSPTINGVDETGASLAYYEEINNNREKILEFNMPEGSGFGYVPAPMIKAGVGLIKDTELMVRYTPETEIGDFGSFNLFGVGAKHGINQWLPGGKMLPVNLSVMFGYTDMEVGSDLDLSAEDVIEEPSRTENPYNASQWDGQAVALNTDAWTINALVGKSLPIISVYAGVGYEASSFNVKTAGSYPTVIPNEDYESDPQNNEPLIVDAVDEPIDVSIDGDNGFRALAGFRFRAAIFHISGSYTLSNYSSYNLGVGISFR from the coding sequence ATGAAATTAAGATACCGTTTACTCACTATTGTCTTTTTAAGTGGACTTTTTGCTCTTACCTCGATGCCGGCACAGGCTCAGGTAGGAGATATTGGTGATATTTTACAATCAGGAAGAGAGGATGCCAATACATTGGCACGCGCCTATCTTGAACCTTTTGGATCAGGATTTGGGGCATCACTCAATACCGGCTGGACTAATACCGCCAGCCCACACAGCAAATTTGGGTTTGATCTTACTGTAAGTTCTGGATTAGCTATTGTACCAGACGCTGCCAAATCGTTTAATGTAAATGATTTAGGGCTCAAAAAATTAGAGCTTGAAGGTAGCGATCCTGTTTCTCCAACTATTAATGGTGTCGATGAAACAGGTGCTTCTCTTGCTTACTATGAAGAAATTAATAATAATCGCGAGAAGATACTGGAATTCAACATGCCTGAAGGCTCCGGTTTTGGATATGTGCCTGCTCCCATGATAAAAGCCGGTGTTGGGCTGATTAAAGATACGGAGCTGATGGTGCGTTACACCCCGGAAACTGAAATTGGTGATTTTGGCTCTTTTAATCTGTTTGGTGTTGGAGCAAAACACGGCATTAATCAATGGTTACCCGGTGGAAAGATGCTACCGGTTAACCTCTCTGTGATGTTTGGTTATACCGATATGGAAGTGGGTTCCGACTTGGACCTGTCGGCTGAAGATGTAATCGAAGAACCCAGCAGAACCGAAAATCCTTACAATGCTTCACAATGGGATGGTCAGGCAGTCGCGCTTAATACTGATGCCTGGACAATTAATGCACTGGTTGGTAAAAGCCTACCCATTATTTCTGTTTATGCCGGAGTAGGCTACGAGGCATCTTCGTTCAATGTAAAAACGGCAGGCTCCTACCCTACAGTCATTCCCAACGAAGATTATGAGAGTGATCCCCAAAATAATGAACCACTAATCGTTGACGCTGTCGACGAACCTATTGACGTATCTATCGATGGAGATAATGGATTCCGAGCCCTGGCTGGTTTTCGGTTCCGTGCAGCCATCTTCCATATCTCAGGATCATATACCTTATCTAATTACTCAAGTTATAATCTGGGCGTTGGCATTAGTTTTAGATAA